A part of Paenibacillus donghaensis genomic DNA contains:
- a CDS encoding VWA domain-containing protein, whose amino-acid sequence MSSIDLRKKLVGFTLEKKQLIGVTARVGIVLDITGSMRNLYNNGTVQEIVERILAVACEFDDNGSLDVWVYDTEFSRLPPVTERELGRYVFTHIINNKHIHKFGRNNEPPVMEDIIKKYTEEEDDTTPVLIIFINDGGVVKPTQKVIRAASVLPIFWQFVGIGDSDFEVLKGLDTMQGRLVDNASFIHLDRIDTVSDEELYDQLLNEFPLWLKAAKAKRILRD is encoded by the coding sequence CTGTCGTCCATTGACTTGCGCAAAAAGCTCGTCGGATTCACGCTCGAAAAGAAGCAATTGATCGGGGTCACAGCGAGAGTTGGCATCGTGCTCGATATTACCGGCTCCATGAGAAACTTATATAATAATGGCACTGTACAGGAAATAGTGGAACGTATTCTGGCGGTCGCCTGCGAATTTGATGATAACGGCTCACTCGATGTTTGGGTGTATGATACAGAGTTCAGCCGTCTGCCGCCTGTCACTGAACGGGAACTTGGACGGTATGTCTTCACTCACATTATAAATAATAAGCATATTCACAAGTTTGGCCGCAATAATGAACCGCCGGTTATGGAGGATATCATTAAAAAGTATACGGAGGAGGAAGACGATACTACGCCTGTTTTGATCATTTTTATCAATGACGGTGGTGTGGTCAAGCCCACCCAAAAGGTAATTAGGGCGGCTTCCGTCCTGCCGATCTTCTGGCAGTTTGTTGGCATCGGCGATTCAGATTTCGAGGTGCTGAAGGGGCTGGATACGATGCAAGGAAGGCTGGTGGACAATGCCAGCTTTATTCATCTGGACCGGATAGATACCGTAAGTGATGAAGAGCTGTATGACCAACTGCTTAATGAGTTTCCGCTGTGGCTTAAAGCGGCGAAGGCCAAACGGATTCTTCGGGATTGA
- a CDS encoding PspA/IM30 family protein, which yields MSIMTRIATLTKAALHEGLNKLENPVLLTGQYLRDLEQEIDSAEKKHRELKVAATVLERRLSEYRLQADRSESEALQAMQQGNEAAARVAVSAKLRYLESADECTTGLEETRQMLIGLEASLAGAKEEFVRLKAKRTELAARARKAAEKEQANRAAAGSAPGFGRSHSPLNLNAGNASRGFERMEDKINEWEVLADSSASAFSASRPGAPAVNPEISSAVDAELERLRGQQGSGK from the coding sequence ATGAGTATTATGACAAGAATTGCAACCCTAACCAAAGCCGCATTGCATGAAGGATTGAACAAGCTGGAGAACCCGGTGCTGTTGACCGGACAATACTTACGCGATCTGGAACAGGAAATTGATTCTGCCGAGAAAAAACACCGTGAGCTGAAAGTAGCGGCAACGGTTCTCGAACGCCGCCTGAGTGAATATCGCCTGCAGGCAGACCGCAGCGAAAGCGAAGCGCTTCAGGCCATGCAGCAGGGGAATGAAGCCGCTGCACGGGTCGCCGTTTCGGCCAAGCTGCGTTACCTGGAGAGTGCGGACGAATGCACCACCGGCCTGGAAGAAACCCGGCAGATGCTGATCGGACTGGAAGCCAGCCTGGCCGGTGCCAAGGAAGAATTCGTCCGGTTGAAGGCGAAACGGACTGAGCTTGCCGCCCGTGCCCGCAAAGCCGCAGAGAAGGAGCAAGCGAACCGTGCCGCTGCCGGCTCGGCACCAGGCTTCGGCCGCAGCCACAGCCCGCTGAACCTGAACGCGGGCAACGCCTCGCGCGGCTTCGAGCGGATGGAAGACAAGATCAACGAGTGGGAAGTGCTTGCGGACAGCTCCGCTTCAGCATTCTCCGCCTCCCGCCCGGGTGCCCCTGCGGTTAACCCGGAGATAAGCAGCGCTGTTGACGCTGAACTGGAACGTCTGCGCGGACAGCAAGGCAGCGGTAAGTAA
- a CDS encoding PspC domain-containing protein, which translates to MRKLFRSESNKRISGLCGGLAQYFGIDASMLRLLTVIAAFFSFGTVLFIYIVASIFIPKETFGSFTDPNEFY; encoded by the coding sequence ATGAGAAAATTATTTCGTTCGGAGAGCAACAAGAGGATTAGCGGATTATGCGGAGGATTAGCCCAGTATTTCGGAATCGACGCCAGCATGCTGCGACTGCTAACTGTCATTGCCGCCTTCTTCAGCTTCGGTACCGTGCTCTTCATTTACATTGTCGCAAGTATCTTTATCCCTAAGGAAACCTTCGGCAGCTTCACAGATCCTAACGAGTTCTACTAA